The following DNA comes from Oscillospiraceae bacterium.
TTCTTTAAAAGAATATTATAATACGGAATTTTTAGTATACTAAGGCAGTGTATCGTGACTAATTCTGTCAATACGGGAATGAAAAAGGGTTGATGTTGTGAAAAAGAAAAAAAGACCGCCCTTAGCAAAAAGATATATTGTTCGCAATGTGCTGATTTTAGTGCTTAGTCTGGTACTGCTGGTAGGCGGTGTCGGCTGTATTTATGTGGATAATATTATGGCTAAGGGGAATTACGTAAATGACCGCAGCTCCCTGCTGAATACCCCGCTTACGGCCAGCGCGGTGGATTCGGGCACAAAGTACAGTACCAACGGCGCAAACCAGATAAACGGCATGCTCAAAGACGAGGCCATTACGAATATTTTGGTTATCGGCGTTGATGATTACCAGAAAGATGACCCCATCGGTCGCTCTGACAGCATGATGATCATCAGCCTGGACAACCGCCATAAAAAGCTGAAGCTTACCTCTTTTTTGCGTGACACGTATGTCGCAATTCCCAACAATGGCTCTAATAAGCTCAATGCCGCCTATCATTTCGGTGCGTACAATACCGTGGAAAAGGACGGCGCAAAGGCCGGCGATGCCACCAGCGTAAACGCCGGTGCCCAGCTGTGCATTAAAACACTTGAGCTTAATTTCGGTATGTATATTGACCGCTATGTCGTGGTTAAGGATTCTGTTTTTGACAGTGTAATCGATGCCCTTGGCGGTGTGGATGTCAACATCACCGCAAAAGAAGCGGGACAGATTAACTGCTTCTCTGGCTCAACAGCCGCAAAACTAAAGGGCGTTAACGGTGTTCAGCATTTGGATGGTGCCCAGGCGCATTACTTTGGGCGCATTCGGCTGGAGGGTTACGACAAGAGCGGAAACAACATTACGATTCCCAATGTTTACGGGCACTATGGCGATGTCGGCCGTGCTGAGCGCCAGCGCATGGTCGTGACCGCGATTGTAAATAAGTTTAAAAAGAGCGACCTGCAGACCATTTCCAGCTTAGCGACACAGGTGCTTTCAAAAGTGATAACGAATTTTAGCCGCAATGAGGTCTACAGCATTTTGGGGCAGGCGGCTACGGTTATGAATTACCCCATGAAACAGAACCAGGTGCCGGCAGAGGGCAACTATGACACCCCGCTGCTTGATGTGGGCGATGTTGTACAGATTAAAGACAACAAAAAGCTGGTCAACGATGCCCTTACATTCCTGTATGAAAATGACAAGCCGGATGTTTCTAAAATTGCCTT
Coding sequences within:
- a CDS encoding LCP family protein codes for the protein MKKKKRPPLAKRYIVRNVLILVLSLVLLVGGVGCIYVDNIMAKGNYVNDRSSLLNTPLTASAVDSGTKYSTNGANQINGMLKDEAITNILVIGVDDYQKDDPIGRSDSMMIISLDNRHKKLKLTSFLRDTYVAIPNNGSNKLNAAYHFGAYNTVEKDGAKAGDATSVNAGAQLCIKTLELNFGMYIDRYVVVKDSVFDSVIDALGGVDVNITAKEAGQINCFSGSTAAKLKGVNGVQHLDGAQAHYFGRIRLEGYDKSGNNITIPNVYGHYGDVGRAERQRMVVTAIVNKFKKSDLQTISSLATQVLSKVITNFSRNEVYSILGQAATVMNYPMKQNQVPAEGNYDTPLLDVGDVVQIKDNKKLVNDALTFLYENDKPDVSKIALAAMSSSSSSSSADTTQSDSSTDNGN